The genomic window TATGGCTACTTTGTAGCGCCTGCGCCTTATTCTTCGCTTGGCGCCGAGTCGATTTAGCTACCCGCCATTAATCCAACCGGATTGTCGATACTGGCTGAGGCGTAATTTTCACAAATATTTACACCGCAACTCATGAACTTATTGTGCTATTCCTTGGATTTTTAAGCATTGGCTGCTAGCTTAAGTGTTCGGTATCCAAGGAGAATTACGATGAAAAAAGTCACGTTAATCGCCAGCATGCTTATTACTGGTCTGTGTTCAGGCATAGTTCACGCCGATGATGGCTTGGACAAGGCTATCAAGAGTGAATTCCGCCAAGCTAAAAACGCCAGTCGAGATATCTATCGTCACCCTGCAGAAACCCTGACATTTTTTGGTATATCACCCAATCAAACTGTGGTCGAACTATGGCCCGGTAATGGTTGGTATAGTGAAATTTTAGGGCCCTATTTAGCCAAAGAAGGCCAATATATTGCGGCCAGTTTTGAGACTCAACCCGCGACCGATACCCCCGGAAATAAATATCGAGCCAATGCGGGTACTAAGTTTGAAACTTGGATGACAGCAAATAAAGCCTTGTTTGGAAAAGCTAAAATCGTCACATTTGATCCACCCCATAAAATGGAACTCGGTGCCGACGCCAGTGCCGATCTGGTGCTAACCTTCCGTAATCTGCATAACTGGGCCTCAGCGGATCAATTGGAAAATGTATTTGCCGCTTCCTATAAAGTGCTTAAAGACGGCGG from Shewanella putrefaciens includes these protein-coding regions:
- a CDS encoding class I SAM-dependent methyltransferase encodes the protein MKKVTLIASMLITGLCSGIVHADDGLDKAIKSEFRQAKNASRDIYRHPAETLTFFGISPNQTVVELWPGNGWYSEILGPYLAKEGQYIAASFETQPATDTPGNKYRANAGTKFETWMTANKALFGKAKIVTFDPPHKMELGADASADLVLTFRNLHNWASADQLENVFAASYKVLKDGGVFGVVEHRANKGMSFSSGYMDQTEMIALAEKVGFTLDQSSEINANPKDTKDYAKGVWTLPPSYALGDTDKAKYQAIGESDRMTLKFIKKAR